One window from the genome of Schistocerca piceifrons isolate TAMUIC-IGC-003096 chromosome 1, iqSchPice1.1, whole genome shotgun sequence encodes:
- the LOC124790234 gene encoding ataxin-8, giving the protein QQQQQQQQQQQQQQQQQQQQQQQQQQQQQQQQQQQQQQQQQQQQQQQQQQQQQQQQQQQQQQQQQQQQQQQQQQQQQQQQQQQQQQQQQQQQQQQQQQQQQQQQQQQQQQQQQQ; this is encoded by the coding sequence caacaacaacaacaacaacaacaacaacaacaacaacaacaacaacaacaacaacaacaacaacaacaacaacaacaacaacaacaacaacaacaacaacaacaacaacaacaacaacaacaacaacaacaacaacaacaacaacaacaacaacaacaacaacaacaacaacaacaacaacaacaacaacaacaacaacaacaacaacaacaacaacaacaacaacaacaacaacaacaacaacaacaacaacaacaacaacaacaacaacaacaacaacaacaacaacaacaacaacaacaacaacaacaacaacaacaacaacaacaacaacaacaacaa